In Apium graveolens cultivar Ventura chromosome 10, ASM990537v1, whole genome shotgun sequence, the following are encoded in one genomic region:
- the LOC141689631 gene encoding norbelladine synthase-like: protein MFGTLSGELEASAPASAVWELYRSPQLAAVVEKGFTDVLEKLELVEGDGVLGSVFHIVFRPGVGFPSFKEKVIKMDDEKRIKESLVVEGGYLEMGFERYVIRFEIIEKDEKSCITKATIEYELKEDSAANASLVSIDTLMATMTIANTHVLAKTN, encoded by the exons ATGTTTGGAACACTTAGTGGTGAACTAGAGGCGAGTGCACCGGCAAGCGCAGTGTGGGAGTTGTACCGTTCTCCTCAGCTAGCTGCTGTTGTTGAGAAAGGGTTCACTGATGTTCTTGAGAAACTTGAACTTGTGGAAGGTGATGGTGTTCTTGGTTCCGTATTTCATATCGTTTTTCGACCAG GTGTAGGATTTCCGTCCTTCAAGGAGAAAGTTATTAAGATGGATGACGAGAAAAGGATAAAAGAATCTTTAGTTGTAGAAGGAGGTTATCTTGAaatgggatttgaacggtatgttATTCGGTTCGAGATCATAGAGAAAGATGAAAAAAGCTGCATTACAAAAGCCACAATTGAGTATGAACTCAAGGAAGACTCTGCTGCTAATGCTTCTTTGGTTTCTATTGACACTCTAATGGCTACCATGACCATTGCTAACACTCATGTTCTTGCCAAAACCAACTAA
- the LOC141689629 gene encoding histone acetyltransferase MCC1-like isoform X1, whose amino-acid sequence MEETLLEFSKTTYIFQGLIPVPHSSMFEHRRSHRPSISYRPIRPSDLEVIEKIHAELFPIRYESEFFLNVVNGRDIVSWGAVDRNRHNGKSDELIGFVTARINMARESEVEDLLRFERPQVDETLVYILTLGVVDSYRNHGIATSLIREVIKYASNIPTCQAVYLHVISYNNSAIHLYNKMSFQCVRRLHAFYFINGQHYDSYLFIYYVNGGRSPCSPLELATLLVAYVRSGFRLAASRLWWKKGTEVPRWMKCKESSSCLIPMTQNKRMLTTTATGCQFA is encoded by the exons ATGGAGGAAACTTTACTTGAATTTTCGAAAACAACATATATTTTTCAGGGACTGATACCAGTACCACACTCTTCAATGTTTGAGCACCGACGATCTCATCGTCCAAGCATATCTTACAGACCAATAAGGCCATCTGATTTAGAGGTTATTGAGAAAATACATGCTGAATTATTTCCAATAAG GTATGAGTCTGAGTTTTTTCTCAATGTCGTTAATGGTCGTGATATAGTGTCGTGGGGAGCTGTTGACCGGAATCGGCATAATGGTAAGAGCGATGAACTTATCGGATTTGTCACCGCAAGGATTAATATGGCAAGAGAAAGTGAG GTAGAAGATTTGCTAAGATTTGAAAGACCACAAGTGGACGAAACACTAGTTTATATATTGACACTTGGAGTAGTAGATTCTTATAGAAATCATGGAATAG CTACTTCACTAATTCGAGAGGTCATCAAATATGCTTCAAATATCCCAACTTGCCAGGCAGTTTACCTGCATGTCATTTCCTACAATAACTCTGCAATCCACTTGTACAACAAAATGTCCTTTCAGTGTGTGCGGAGGTTGCATGCCTTTTATTTCATAAACGGTCAGCATTATGATTCATACTTGTTCATTTACTATGTAAATGGTGGTCGATCTCCTTGCTCACCTTT AGAGCTTGCCACACTTTTGGTGGCTTATGTAAGAAGTGGTTTTAGATTAGCAGCATCCCGACTATGGTGGAAAAAAGGGACTGAGGTCCCCAGGTGGATGAAATGTAAAGAAAGCAGCAGCTGCCTTATTCCAATGACACAGAATAAAAGAATGTTGACAACTACTGCTACTGGATGTCAGTTTGCCTGA
- the LOC141689629 gene encoding histone acetyltransferase MCC1-like isoform X2 — MFEHRRSHRPSISYRPIRPSDLEVIEKIHAELFPIRYESEFFLNVVNGRDIVSWGAVDRNRHNGKSDELIGFVTARINMARESEVEDLLRFERPQVDETLVYILTLGVVDSYRNHGIATSLIREVIKYASNIPTCQAVYLHVISYNNSAIHLYNKMSFQCVRRLHAFYFINGQHYDSYLFIYYVNGGRSPCSPLELATLLVAYVRSGFRLAASRLWWKKGTEVPRWMKCKESSSCLIPMTQNKRMLTTTATGCQFA, encoded by the exons ATGTTTGAGCACCGACGATCTCATCGTCCAAGCATATCTTACAGACCAATAAGGCCATCTGATTTAGAGGTTATTGAGAAAATACATGCTGAATTATTTCCAATAAG GTATGAGTCTGAGTTTTTTCTCAATGTCGTTAATGGTCGTGATATAGTGTCGTGGGGAGCTGTTGACCGGAATCGGCATAATGGTAAGAGCGATGAACTTATCGGATTTGTCACCGCAAGGATTAATATGGCAAGAGAAAGTGAG GTAGAAGATTTGCTAAGATTTGAAAGACCACAAGTGGACGAAACACTAGTTTATATATTGACACTTGGAGTAGTAGATTCTTATAGAAATCATGGAATAG CTACTTCACTAATTCGAGAGGTCATCAAATATGCTTCAAATATCCCAACTTGCCAGGCAGTTTACCTGCATGTCATTTCCTACAATAACTCTGCAATCCACTTGTACAACAAAATGTCCTTTCAGTGTGTGCGGAGGTTGCATGCCTTTTATTTCATAAACGGTCAGCATTATGATTCATACTTGTTCATTTACTATGTAAATGGTGGTCGATCTCCTTGCTCACCTTT AGAGCTTGCCACACTTTTGGTGGCTTATGTAAGAAGTGGTTTTAGATTAGCAGCATCCCGACTATGGTGGAAAAAAGGGACTGAGGTCCCCAGGTGGATGAAATGTAAAGAAAGCAGCAGCTGCCTTATTCCAATGACACAGAATAAAAGAATGTTGACAACTACTGCTACTGGATGTCAGTTTGCCTGA
- the LOC141692968 gene encoding putative transcription factor KAN2, with amino-acid sequence MELFPAQPDLSLQISPPNTKNNTPSFWRSPLDHHTTKISSCKPDSTDIAFELSLLPHHHYPNSDKPSLFQPLHQTNNYINPTNHHQYSTPPHLFQYKQNGSNLVPHHHQIQEVPQGFHQQYQIQEVQQGFHQDFDYLRPIRGIPVYQTQKPTTPPSPFLSGPQQHYSDSSNPSFTTSTSNISRSRFLSRFPTKRSTRAPRMRWTTSLHARFVHAVELLGGHERATPKSVLELMDVKDLTLSHVKSHLQMYRTIRTTDRPANSSGNQSDGFDSDLVLDNSEDQSSNVGEAYGASSFKRTRPLVIEQDQDCYGLWSNSSSRDAGIHGKPIRATSGHSFPPFEEIVSYEDICEKQLKSQAAVEMRSKKPNWEFSLGRSYNDHHISC; translated from the exons ATGGAGCTTTTTCCAGCACAACCTGATTTATCACTTCAGATCAGCCCTCCAAACACTAAAAACAACACACCAAGCTTCTGGAGAAGCCCTCTTGATCATCACACAACCAAGATCTCTTCATGCAAACCCGATTCAACCGACATAGCTTTCGAGCTCTCCCTTCTTCCCCATCATCACTATCCAAATTCAGACAAGCCCTCCTTATTTCAACCTCTTCATCAAACTAATAATTACATTAACCCTACTAATCATCATCAATATAGTACTCCACCTCATCTTTTCCAATACAAACAAAATGGTTCCAACTTGGTACCTCATCATCATCAAATTCAAGAAGTGCCACAAGGGTTTCATCAACAATATCAAATTCAAGAAGTACAACAAGGGTTTCATCAAGATTTCGATTATTTAAGGCCTATTAGAGGAATTCCTGTTTATCAAACTCAAAAACCAACAACACCACCTTCTCCATTTCTTTCTGGACCTCAACAACATTACTCTGATTCTTCTAATCCATCTTTCACTACTTCAACTTCCAACATCTCAAGATCTAGATTTTTATCAAGATTTCCGACCAAGCGAAGCACCCGAGCTCCCCGGATGCGATGGACTACTAGCTTACATGCTCGTTTTGTACACGCTGTTGAATTACTTGGTGGCCATGAAA GAGCAACACCAAAGTCAGTACTTGAGCTAATGGATGTCAAGGATCTTACCTTATCTCATGTGAAATCACATTTGCAG ATGTATCGCACTATTAGGACCACAGACAGGCCTGCAAATTCTTCAG GGAACCAGTCAGATGGATTTGACAGCGATTTGGTACTCGATAACTCTGAGGATCAGAGTAGCAATGTAGGCGAAGCATATGGGGCATCATCTTTTAAACGAACAAGGCCGTTGGTTATTGAACAAGATCAAGATTGTTATGGCCTCTGGAGCAATTCATCATCAAG GGATGCTGGGATTCATGGAAAGCCTATCAGGGCCACTAGCGGACACTCTTTCCCTCCTTTTGAG GAAATAGTGAGTTATGAAGATATATGTGAGAAGCAATTGAAATCGCAAGCAGCTGTAGAAATGAGATCAAAGAAGCCTAATTGGGAGTTCAGCTTGGGAAGATCTTACAATGATCATCACATCTCCTGTTGA